The nucleotide sequence aactaatagataattgactaaataaacattctccaaagtttcaataaaaatttccaagtttttcttacaatttccgtggtttttattcaatttttatcgatatcgataatatcctgatgtttccatcgaaatttccatgtttttggactaccgatatttccgatatcatcgatattttataccttgcttacaagtgaagaggaataccactagaccgtaatactaagtagcGTTTTTTTTAGTCCTCTTAATAACATTGTTCACAAGGCTTTTGAGGATTTTAGAAATCTAAATGAGGATGTCAATGTACCCGTCGTCAAAGCATAGAAGATGTGATAATCAtcgtttacatttttttttctcatattttcccacttatgaattaattattataaatcTTTTAACGTGCTTTAGTATTTTGTAGTAAAAATCAAAACCACACCGAACCAAATCGTGGCCACCCCTAATCGTAATGTTTAAAACCGCAAATCAACTATTTCTTCAGCGGGCACAAAACAATTTGTTTCTATTAACCGACCCAACCCAATATATTTCGATTAGGTTGGTCGGGTTTGGCAATTGACCCATTAAAATGTTCACCTCTACTCACAACTGGCTATTGTGGTCTAAAACATGTTGCTAATTAGTGTTTCTTccaaaaaaatacttaaagtgtttttagaattcaaaatcaatttcatcaaaagtaTCACTCATTTTCAAAGCACTTCAAAACGAGTTCATACCTCTTAAGCTATATGTACAATATCCTAAAGAGTACAATTTATGGCCAAACAactcttttgtttatttttgccACTTGGTATTACAATTCAGTGATATTgttcttcacttataaataaaaGAACTTAAGTTTGAATTTCGTGAATTGTAAGTTCGcaattaatttatttccttacatgtgtgtgtgtgtttttatttatgtatttatttattaaaatacaCTTatcttctggtttttttttgggaataTAAACTACAAATCGACGGACCATGGGCCATTGCAAATTGCAATAGATAAaatatttaattgatttaaacCTCGCTTATTTAAATTTTCTGTTAACGACAGAAAGGGGTGTCACTTGGCTTGGATCTCGTTCATACTTATTAGCTCAAATTCCTGCTAACAGCCCTTTTATGGATGCGTTGCGTTCTTCTTTTCTGTGCACAATTTCTAATCTCAATCCAAGAAAATCACAACCTCCGAAGAGCACTAGTTCTCCATGCATACTACTACTAGCTATAGCAAGAAAAGCTAATGATAGTGATGATGATATTGCTCCAAGTACGAAGCGATGTGCAATGATCTTGCAATCTCTGGATGACTTCATAAAAAACTCCATAGAGGCACCACTACTCCGACCGTCATTGGACCCGAGGCTCGTGCTCTCCGACAACTATGCTCCTATAACCGAAGAGCTTCCCCCAACCGAGTGCAAGCTGATACAAGGCTCTCTACCACCGTGCCTTGACGGTGCCTACATTCGCAATGGCCCAAACCCACAATTCCTTCCCCAAGGGCGGCCTTATCACCTCTTCGACGGCGATGGCATGCTTCACTCCATCAGGATCTCCCAAGGCCGAGCAATGCTTTGTAGGCGCTACGTCAAGACCTATAAATACACTGTGGAGCGCGAAGCCGGATATCCTCTCTTTCCCAGCATTTTCTCTAGCTTTAACGGCCTCCTTGCCTCCACGATGCACGTGGCTCTTCTTGCTGCTCGAATCCTTGCTGGTCATCTCAATCTTGCTAACGGCTTTGGTGTGGCCAACACCAGTTTAATTCTCTTTGGCAACCGTCTCTACGCGCTTTGCGAGTCTGACCTCCCTTATGCTGTGCGGTTGACATCCAACGGAGATATTCAGACTATGGGGCGACACCATTTTGATCAGAAGCTCTCCGAGGGCATGACAGCTCATCCGAAGATAGACCCCGAAACAGGCGAGACCTTTGCTTTCCGTTACAGAGCAGTGCCTCCATTCCTCACCTATTTTCGCTTCAATGCAGACGGGACAAAGCACCCGGACGTGCCCATATTCTCTATGCGTCGTCCATCTATCATCCACGACTTTGCAATCACCAAGAAGTATGCCATATTTGTTGACATACAATTAACACTGGACCCCATCAAAATGATCACTACCGGTGGATCTCCAGTCGTTTTTTATCCGTCCAAAGTGACTAGGATCGGAGTACTTCCACGGTACGCAGTTGACGAGTCCGAGATGAGGTGGTTTAATGTTCCGGGATTGAACATTTTACACACCATTAACGCATGGGACGACGATCAAGAAGACGATCTCGATAAGGATACGATCGTGTTGGTTGCACCAAATGTATTGTCTCCACAATACATTTTCGAGAGATGGGATCTCTTCCGCTCGTCTGTCGAGAAAATGAGGATCAATCTTAAGACGGGGATCGTAACGAGGCAACCAATCTCCGTAAGGAATATAGAATTCGGGATGATCAATCAGGCTTACGTGGGGAAGAAGAACAAGTTTGTGTATGGATCTGTCCCTGGAGAAACAATGCTTGCTGATGATCATTCAATGCCAAAGTGTGCAGGGGTGGTGAAGTTGGATCTAGATGTGTCCTCCGATGGGGGTGAGAGCACGGTGGCATGCAGGATGTACGGACCAAATTGCTACGGCGGTGAGCCTTTCTTTGTTGCTAGAGAGCCGGAGAATCCAAACGCGAAGGAGGATGATGGATACGTGGTGTCATTTGTGCACGATGAGAAGACAGGAGAATCAAGGTTCTTAGTGATGGATGCTAAGTCGCAACAGCTTGATATTGTGGCGGTTCTCAAGCTGCCCCGCAGGGTCCCGTACGGCTTCCATGGTCTCTTCGTGAAGGAAAGCGACCTACAAAAGTTGTACTAAATATAATTGGTGAATAGGATctaactaacaaaataatatatgaGAGTTTACACTTCTAATATTATCAAGATTTTTATGATAAAACTAAACATCTATTAATAGATTTTTAAGTTAGTACAATATCGATGATGTTAGGTGAACCATGGTGATCTTATAAAATTTATCAAATATTACTATCTCAGCTTATCCACAAATTTGTACCTTCTATGACTGAGGTTTGGCTTCCATGAACTCTAGAAATGCACTTAATTATTGTTGTAGCAGATCGAATCCGAAATAAACCTGTTGATGCCAGCTGTTGGACGAAGTTACCGGATACCGTATATCATACAAAAgtacaaaaacaaaatgatgtATTGTGGTATAAGAAAAAAGGCCTTTTTTTATTAGAACTCCGCATAATATTAAATACATtgcacattaaaatttaatatttaattactcATATACCTTAATATGTAATGATAATTTTTCCTTTCTaaagattaaaaacaaatttctaCATACACCCAAAGTCACTTTTAACTTGTATATTGATAGgtatttttaccacctgcaaaagtaggaataaaaacacttaaaaatacttgcaagagtataaGGTCATcgtagtatagcagctcaagcAATGTTGTTTtccacagggattgaatgaataatttatgttaaaatcaaatcttaattaattatttgaaaacaaagtttggaagaGGTTGTTATTAttacctaaaatattaaaaacgaatttaattaaaaataattaaataaatttggaaagtaaagaaaacaaaagaaaatagttttgaaaataaatttgagcactAGGGTTTCACCGttaccttaacaatcctacgtagttcttccaattacttatgaattacacatgcatatttgaaggttaggttttcttaAAGTATGCcttacttggaacctccaacatagaacgtatatctaacatgcaatccgtctatGGTGTCCAaatcgaatgtgaacatgcaagactcattaagttttgtgaaatcttttttaaaaaccatataacccttaaggcgtgtcgtccatcctaagaagttacacatattaaccacaataAGCCTTAGTCAATTTCAGGGATAGCCCtccaccaaaattgcatcaaattacttttctaactATCCTAATGGTGgtcaatcatcaagacaattagatagtttcaaacacggtgattaataattcaaaacttgcatgcacaaattcataagtaaattgaaaagaaactacatattttGGCTAAGACTCATGGCCTCGCCCTAACAAACGAAACTAGTTACTAACaaccataaaataaaatattattaaaaacatggatagaaaaaaacttgaaaataaacttgaatcgtcAAAAGCTCTCTAAAGCCAAAGTGTTGCATTCTCCTCTTTTTTTC is from Malus sylvestris chromosome 5, drMalSylv7.2, whole genome shotgun sequence and encodes:
- the LOC126621234 gene encoding probable carotenoid cleavage dioxygenase 4, chloroplastic → MDALRSSFLCTISNLNPRKSQPPKSTSSPCILLLAIARKANDSDDDIAPSTKRCAMILQSLDDFIKNSIEAPLLRPSLDPRLVLSDNYAPITEELPPTECKLIQGSLPPCLDGAYIRNGPNPQFLPQGRPYHLFDGDGMLHSIRISQGRAMLCRRYVKTYKYTVEREAGYPLFPSIFSSFNGLLASTMHVALLAARILAGHLNLANGFGVANTSLILFGNRLYALCESDLPYAVRLTSNGDIQTMGRHHFDQKLSEGMTAHPKIDPETGETFAFRYRAVPPFLTYFRFNADGTKHPDVPIFSMRRPSIIHDFAITKKYAIFVDIQLTLDPIKMITTGGSPVVFYPSKVTRIGVLPRYAVDESEMRWFNVPGLNILHTINAWDDDQEDDLDKDTIVLVAPNVLSPQYIFERWDLFRSSVEKMRINLKTGIVTRQPISVRNIEFGMINQAYVGKKNKFVYGSVPGETMLADDHSMPKCAGVVKLDLDVSSDGGESTVACRMYGPNCYGGEPFFVAREPENPNAKEDDGYVVSFVHDEKTGESRFLVMDAKSQQLDIVAVLKLPRRVPYGFHGLFVKESDLQKLY